One Spinacia oleracea cultivar Varoflay chromosome 4, BTI_SOV_V1, whole genome shotgun sequence DNA segment encodes these proteins:
- the LOC130472522 gene encoding uncharacterized protein encodes MIRPRATYRTVGTSNLTPFDPEPERTFRRRRTFIAQCGNYSDSDHNIDDLFPLDTDSVSEIEMGDENLMPPPTLRLTDYSKPSLSVLPKAIMPSIAAETFKIEPALINMIERRQYGGEPGEDPNLHIQSFIQYCSTIKQKGLTPE; translated from the coding sequence gaccgtaggtactagtaatcttactccattcgatcctgagcccgaaagaacatttcgtagacgaagaactttcattgcacagtgtgggaattactctgattctgatcataatattgacGATCTTTTTCCTttagatacagattcagtttcagagatagagatgggtgacgaaaatctgatGCCGCCACCTACCTtacggcttacagactattctaagccaagtctgtccgtgctaccaaaggcgatcatgccttctattgcagctgagaccttcaagattgagcctgcattgattaacatgatcgagagacgccagtacggtggggaaccaggtgaagatccgaatcttcacattcagtccttcatccaatattgttccaccatcaagcaaaagggattgactccggagtag